The Sardina pilchardus chromosome 5, fSarPil1.1, whole genome shotgun sequence DNA window AGCCTGCAAGCTCCTGATAGACAATATGGAGAAGGATGAACTACTAAACAGTACAGTCAGACCTAGGTGAGCCAACCAAATGCACTTCACAcaccacagtctctctctcctctctctctgatacatacagtatacttatgACCTCCATCATTAATGCATGGAGTAAATCCTTTTGCTGAGTGGAGTTGTTTGTTTccatctcttgtgtgtgtgtgtgtgtgtgtgtgtgtgtgtgtgtgtgtgtgtgtgtgtgtgtgtgtgtgtgtgtgtgtgtgtgtgtgtgtgtgtgtgtgtgtgtgtgtgtgtgtgtgtgtgtgtgtgtgtgtgtgtaggaagacCACCAAAGAGAGCCTGGCTGAGACGAGCAGTGGCATCACTGAGTCACTCATGATCATCAACCGGCTGATGTCTGAGCAGGTCAAGCAGAGTGAGGGGACCGTTAGCCacctgggtaaatcaatacgtgACTTCTGATTGGTTATTTGAACAAAATACAGAGTTTAGGCTTGCATGTTTCTGTACGGATTTTCTTTGTTCTGCCATGTTTGTTAGGTATTGCTATATCTTTAGGTCTTTTGCATCGCATGAgtctgattttattttttgagaAGGGAGAATATATTCAAACATTTTTCCCAGTCCTAGGTACAAGATCTGAGTATTGCCCCATCACGGCATACAGGGTTCatacgtttttttaaaaaaactggaaaagttatggaatttgaaaatgccaatttccaggcctggaaaggttttggaaaacaaaaaacatcccaaaagttttggaaaagtcatggaaatttgctTCATCCAATTCAACTCAGAAACATATCTCATTTGGGCAGGTCATGTCTCACACTTGCATCACAACCGATTGGCAAATTTGTACGTTTTGAGAGCATTCCTTCTAGGTAACCATCCCGTTATCTCACGCGTCAtatctattattaatgtagcactagttgatgtgaggttttgagaaatataaggtcatggaaatttgaGAAAAAAttatggaaaagtcatggaaattctctggtggaaatgtgtatgaaccCTGGGCATAGATGTTCACTCTGATATCCTTTTCCTACCACAGTAATCTCCTCGAGGACTGTTCTGGAGACGAATGAGGAGTTCAGGGCACTGAACGGGGCCATCCACTTAGGAAGGAAGCTGATCTTAAAATACAACCGACGAGAAGTCACAGACAAGCTCCTCATCTTTCTGGCCCTGGCCTTGTTTTTGGCCACAGTAGTCTACATTGTGAAGAAGAGActttttcctttcctttgaCAGTCATAAAGATATGACCCTGATGAGTGAGACACGAGGAACAGGATTCCCCTCTTGCACTTTCTGTCAAAGAAAAGGTTGTTGAAGGGCAGGACAATAACCTTGGCCAATACAGGGTGAATGAAAGGGATATATATCGATAGCAGACTTGGACTGCTTTTACACTGGTTTCGAGAGAGGGTTATCGCAGCCAATTAAGGGGTTGAGTAAAAATGTAGGAAATGGTTCATTTGCTTAGATGTCTTAAATCAACGTTCCTGCGATTAGACTTGAATAGGAGAGTTTTAACTTATGTTGTGTGGAATAATCTATACGTATATTTTGCTCTGGCTGTTGTTTTAAACGAGGTGAATGTGAATAGTTTGTATAGTGAACCAGAGGAAACATGCTGCATTCCAAACACTTGATGTCAAAACCAGGACTATTGTCAATATGCTAAAGCAATGCAATTGTGAAGCACCAGTTTTTGAAGATACTTTGTCAAATTTCAAGAGATTTTATCCAGCCACAAATGGAACAAACTTGAACATAACTTTACCTGACTCAGGCCTATGATATCTAATATTCATTATTATATAATGATCTAACATTGATTGGTGAATATGGTAAACACCACTGCAAAGCCTATAATGGACAAATAGAATTTGTTTCATGGTGGGTGCATAGACATAATGTGCATATTTATCTTCCTAAGACCAGCctgtattgtttttttctgaCATGACATAGATTGCCAACAAAGCCTATTGACAGTTTCCTGTTACAGCCCTGAGTCACCTACCTCAGGAGGAAGTTTGTTGAAGAAATAAGCACACACTGCCCTCCACCAGGTGTTTACATTGCAAAGTTGGACTTTACACTGTTGTTTGCTATCTGTGAGATGCCATGCCATACCTGTTGAAGAACTTGATAATCTGCtagtattttgttttatttattgttataTTCATTTTCCACTTTTGTTCAGTCTTGTGTGAAAAGGTTTATATTTATACCACTAGGGGGCAGACTACCATTTCACACTGTGGATCTGGTCTGGTATTGTGTTTCAAATATTCGCTAAAATATTAACATGTCTGAGCCGTTTGAGGTTAATTTAAAAGAACACTTAGGATGCTCAGCAATCATATTGTTGCATGCAGCCCAAACTCCAAACTGGCGCAAGGTTTCAGTGGTCTTCAGTGGCATCAGCACTTGATTTCAGATTAGTCAGACTGCTCATCTTATACAGAGGTGCAGTTCATTGGCCGCTCACATACAAATGAGTGCCCAGGATGCTTAAATCAACAAGGTCTGTCAAGCAAATCCACACTCTAAAAAGTAATGTGTTGAAATGACACATTGCCTTTCAGCTCAGGGATAACACAAAAAGAGTCAAGAGTAGGTGTGACATTCTGTTTCCATGACTGCGGTGTCACTGACTCTTAACAAACTTTCGAAGTGGCATCGACAGCATTGCATTTAGACATGTGGCATCATCGCATGCTGTGAAGTCATATGCAGGTCTCTGGAGGAAACCCCATGCTTAGCTGAAACTCTGTAGTCACaattttgatcatgtaaacgttGTAAAATAGATTGAAATAGATTAAGAAAGCCACCGCTGTGGTTAGATTGGTTTGTTTAGATCCAGTGAAATTGCTGTCTTGACAACACTATGTCATGGCCTCGAAACTTTCATCACAGCTGATATGTGCAGGAACATATTGTTTTCTTTGAGATAGCTGAAACTTGTCTTTCACCCGTCCAGCCACATAATTGTGTGTTGAAATTGACACAAGATGTGTGGTCCCCCTGAGCATACTCAACagatgtgtcattttttttattcatttatttatttatttagggtttgtatgcctttaatcagataggatagtagagagagacaggaagtgagtgggagagagaattggGGTGGGATCCCGAAAGGACCGGGTTGCCggtgtacggtgcaggtgccccagccagtcgcaccACGTCTGGGGCCAGCAGATGTGTAATTTTTAAGATATCACTTTTTAGAGTGCAAGGTGAGGTATTcaggtgtgtatatatatatatatatataaaaaaaagaataataaaaaa harbors:
- the bnip1b gene encoding vesicle transport protein SEC20; the protein is MAVLSDVRVRICSQEIIKHDLQLKAFIQDINDCLGPQHVLDELNFQVKVKFRQLRRRIQGLEQLAKEQDSEKDKNIILCEADGHRKQILSNQATWRKANLACKLLIDNMEKDELLNSTVRPRKTTKESLAETSSGITESLMIINRLMSEQVKQSEGTVSHLVISSRTVLETNEEFRALNGAIHLGRKLILKYNRREVTDKLLIFLALALFLATVVYIVKKRLFPFL